The DNA region ATGAAGATCAAAAATTCTCTACGCTCTTATTATTAATGAATGGAATCGGACTTTGTGGCAATATCTTGGGATTTACAATTTTTTTAAAAAGAGCCCACTATTTATTGGAAGACAACGGCATACTACTCTTTGATTCTTGCGACATCGCTTATATGTACGAGGAACAGGATGTTCCCAAAGACAAATATTATGGAGAGGTACATTGCAGATACGAATATCAAAAAGAATGTACAGATTTTTTCAATTGGTTATATTTGGATAAAAATACGTTAAGAGAAATAGCCATAAAAGAAGGCTGGTCCGTAGAAATAATTTACGAAGATGAAAATGACCAATATTTGGCTCGTTTACAAAAAAGGTAATTAACATAAAAAGCGAATCAATCTATGATTGATTCGCTTTTTTTATAAAGATTATAGTTAAATTAATATCCGAAAATATCTTCCAAACTAACCACTTTTACTTTTCCATAGTCTTTCAAACTATCAGGAGCAATTTTTTTATCAGATGCTACAATGATGTAACTGTATGGCTTATTAGCCAATTCGGTATCATGATAGTTAACAACATCAGACAATTTGTATTTTCCATAGCTATTGTACAACGATTTTCTGATATCATAGTTG from Rhizosphaericola mali includes:
- a CDS encoding class I SAM-dependent methyltransferase, producing the protein MIDLPGIAIKNYFEKTSKAKLYVHDPFGPKVEMPISLYFRKEKHLPILEKKALELCKGNILDIGAGAGSHALILQEKKLNVTALEISPAACEVMQKRGVDNIICEDIFKYEDQKFSTLLLLMNGIGLCGNILGFTIFLKRAHYLLEDNGILLFDSCDIAYMYEEQDVPKDKYYGEVHCRYEYQKECTDFFNWLYLDKNTLREIAIKEGWSVEIIYEDENDQYLARLQKR